A region of the Curvibacter sp. AEP1-3 genome:
CTTGGCCGGCTTTTGGGGCTTGAGGGAGAACTCGGCACTGAGCTTTTTGACCAAACTCTCGGCTTCGCGCACCGACATTTTTTTGGTGGCGATCTGGTTGGCTGCGGTGATCTGTGTGCCGCGGTCCAGCGCCAACAAGGCACGGGCGTGGCCCATGTCGATGTCGCCGGCCATCAGCATGGTCTGCACCGGATCGGCGAGATTCAAGAGGCGCAGCAGGTTGCTCGCCGCGCTGCGGGAGCGGCCCACGGCCTGGGCTGCGGTTTCGTGGGTGAGGCCGAATTCCCGGATCAAGCGCTGCAGACCCTGTGCTTCTTCCAGCGGGTTCAGGTCTTCACGCTGGATGTTCTCGATCAGCGCCATGGCGGCGGCGGCCTCGTTGGGCACGTCGCGCACCAGCACTGGCACCTCCGTCAGGCCGGCCAACTTGGCAGCGCGGAAGCGGCGTTCACCGGCGATGATTTCATAGATGGCGCGCTTGCGACCGTCGCCAATATGCTTGGCGGCATCGGCCTCGTCGAGCTTGCGTACCAGGATCGGTTGCATGATGCCCTGTGCCTTGATGCTCTCTGCCAGCTCGTACAGGGCACCCTCGTCCATGCGGGTGCGCGGCTGGTAGACGCCAGCCACCATGTCGGCCAACAGCAAGGTGCTGGGCGTGGTCTGAGT
Encoded here:
- a CDS encoding ParB/RepB/Spo0J family partition protein, translated to MVTKKPKGLGMGLEALLGPKVVDAPAADTSLATQTTPSTLLLADMVAGVYQPRTRMDEGALYELAESIKAQGIMQPILVRKLDEADAAKHIGDGRKRAIYEIIAGERRFRAAKLAGLTEVPVLVRDVPNEAAAAMALIENIQREDLNPLEEAQGLQRLIREFGLTHETAAQAVGRSRSAASNLLRLLNLADPVQTMLMAGDIDMGHARALLALDRGTQITAANQIATKKMSVREAESLVKKLSAEFSLKPQKPAKEKSRDIKRVEEELSDLLMAQVDVHIKKRVKRHGRFEEMGEVVIQFGSLDELNGLIDRLAPGGNR